The Mustelus asterias chromosome 23, sMusAst1.hap1.1, whole genome shotgun sequence genome window below encodes:
- the LOC144510536 gene encoding lipopolysaccharide-induced tumor necrosis factor-alpha factor homolog codes for MESKGDYGAPPPNYTDAMQPPSYQGNPGQPPYPAGPPGAGYPPYPAGPPMAGPGMSAPQPPVVVQTVYVQPSQHFGFLPIQTTCPGCNQLVLTRVSHSPGALTWLSCGGLFLVGCVLGCCLIPFCVDGLQDVDHNCPNCGRHIGSCKRL; via the exons ATGGAGTCGAAAGGCGATTATGGTGCACCACCCCCAAACTATACCGATGCAATGCAACCACCAAGCTACCAGGGGAATCCTGGACAACCACCTTATCCTGCAGGGCCTCCTGGGGCAGGATACCCGCCTTATCCTGCAGGACCCCCTATGGCAGGTCCTGGGATGTCGGCTCCTCAGCCTCCTGTCG TGGTGCAGACGGTTTATGTGCAGCCCAGCCAACACTTTGGCTTCCTGCCTATACAGACAACCTGCCCAGGATGTAACCAGTTGGTTCTAACTCGTGTTAGCCACTCGCCAGGCGCACTAACGTGGCTTAGCTGTGGAGGTCTTTTCCTCGTTGG GTGTGTGCTTGGCTGTTGCCTGATCCCATTTTGTGTTGATGGTCTGCAGGACGTGGATCACAATTGTCCAAATTGTGGACGGCACATCGGCAGCTGCAAGCGCCTGTAA